The following coding sequences lie in one Gorilla gorilla gorilla isolate KB3781 chromosome 5, NHGRI_mGorGor1-v2.1_pri, whole genome shotgun sequence genomic window:
- the OR5V1 gene encoding LOW QUALITY PROTEIN: olfactory receptor 5V1 (The sequence of the model RefSeq protein was modified relative to this genomic sequence to represent the inferred CDS: deleted 1 base in 1 codon; substituted 1 base at 1 genomic stop codon) gives MERKNQTAITEFIILGFSNLNELQFLLFTIFFLTYFCTLGGNILIILMTVTDPHLHTPMYYFLGNLAFIDICYTTSNVPQMMVHLLSKKKSISYVGCVVQLFAFVFFVGSECLLLAAMAYDRYIAICNPLRYSVILNKVLCNQLAASCWAAGFLNSVVHTVLTFHLPFCGNNQINYFFCDIPPLLILSCGNTSVNELALLSTGVFIGWTPFLCIILSYICIISTILRIHSSEGRXKAFSTCASHLAIVFLFYGSAIFTYVRPISTYSLKKDRLVSVLYSVVTPMLNPIIYTLRNKDIKEAVKTIGSKWQPPISSLDSKLTY, from the exons ATGGAAAGAAAGAATCAAACAGCTATAACTGAATTCATCATCTTGGGATTCTCCAACCTAAATGAATTGCAGTTTTTACTATTCACCATCTTCTTTCTGACTTATTTCTGTACTTTGGGAGGAAATATATTAATTATCTTGATGACTGTGACTGATCCACACCTGCATACACCTATGTATTATTTTCTAGGGAACTTGGCCTTTATTGACATCTGCTACACCACCAGCAATGTCCCCCAAATGATGGTGCACctcctctcaaagaaaaaaagcatttcttatgtggggtgtgtggttcaactttttgcatttgttttctttgtaggaTCAGAGTGTCTCCTACTGGCAGCAATGGCATATGATCGTTACATTGCAATCTGCAATCCTTTAAGGTATTCAGTTATTCTGAACAAGGTTCTATGCAATCAGTTAGCAGCCTCATGCTGGGCTGCTGGTTTCCTTAACTCAGTGGTGCATACAGTGTTGACATTCCACCTGCCCTTCTGTGGCAACAATCAGATTAATTACTTCTTCTGTGACATCCCCCCTTTGCTGATCTTGTCCTGTGGAAACACTTCTGTCAATGAGTTGGCACTGCTATCCACTGGGGTCTTCATTGGTTGGACTCCTTTCCTTTGTATCATACTTTCCTACATTTGCATAATCTCCACCATCTTGAGGATCCACTCCTCAGAGGGAAGATGAAAAGCCTTTTCTACATGTGCCTCCCACCTGGCCATTGTCTTCCTCTTTTATGGCAGCGCCATCTTTACATATGTACGGCCCATCTCAACTTACTCATTAAAGAAAGATAGGTTGGTTTCAGTGTTGTACAGTGTTGTTACC CCCATGCTAAACCCTATAATTTACACATTGAGGAATAAGGACATCAAAGAAGCTGTCAAAACTATAGGGAGCAAGTGGCAGCCACCAATTTCCTCTTTGGATAGTAAACTCACTTATTGA